The following nucleotide sequence is from Cloacibacillus sp..
GAACGAACATGGAGGCGCTTTTAAAGGCCTCCATTACCGGTGAGCTGCCGGCGCAGATCTCCTTTGTCGGCAGCGACCGGCTGGAGGCCAAGGGACTTTCCACGGCGGCCGCTCTGGGAGCGCAGACGCGGGTCTTTTTTTATAAGCGCGACGGACGCGCCGCGGCGGAAGAGGCCATCGCGCTGGCGGTCGAGGAGACGCACAGCGACTGGATAGTGCTGGCCGGCTTCATGCGCGTCCTTTCGCCGGAGTTCGTGCGCCGCTTCAAGGGGCGGATCATCAACATCCACCCCGCGCTGCTGCCGGCATTCCCCGGCGCGCACGGCATCCTAGACGCCTGGAACGCCGGAGTTCCGGAGACGGGCGTCACCGTCCACATTGTGGACGAGGAGGTCGACCACGGCCCGATCCTCGCGCAGGAAAAGGTCCGGCGCACCGCCGGCGACACGCTCGAGACGCTGGAAGCGAAGATACACGCGGTGGAACATCAGCTCTATAAACGCACTCTGAAAGAATTTTTGGAGAAACATCCGGTAGATATCGATCAATGGAAGGGTGAAGAGGATGGAAAAGATGGAAACTAGAAAGGCGCTCATCTCCGTCTGGGATAAGACGGGCATACTTGATCTCGCTAAGGGGCTTGCCGCCCACGGTTATGAGATCGTATCCAGCTCCGGCACCGCCAAGCATCTCGAAGAGGGCGGCGTAAAGGTCACGGAGGTCGTCGATATGACGGGGCTGCCCGCGATACTCGGCGGCAGGGTGAAGACCCTGCATCCCACGATCATGGGAGGAATCCTCGCAAGACGTGGGCTCGCTCAGGATGAGGAGGACCGGGAAAAATTCAGCATCCCCCTCATCGACGTCGTCGTCTGTACGCTCTATCCCTTTGAGGAGACGGCGAAGAGCGGCGCGGAGCTCGACAAGCTTATAGAAAAGATAGACATCGGCGGCGTCTCGCTGATCCGCGCCGCCGCGAAGAACTATTATCACGTCGCGGTAGTCACCGAGATCGGCGACTACACGCGCGTCCTTGACGAGCTTGAAAAAAAGCAGGAGTTCACGCTTGAATTCAAGCAGGAGCTCGCGCTCAAGGCCTTCCGCTGCACCGCCTCCTACGATTCGATCATCTACCGCGGCCTCTGCCGCGAGCTCGGTATCGCCGACGAGGTGGAGGGCGACAAGGTGCTGCCGCTGCGCATGGAGCAGAAGCTCCGCTACGGCGAGAATCCGCACCAGCAGGCGGCGCTCTTTATGCCCCCGCTCGAACAGCGTCCCTTTGAACAGCTCTCGGGCAAGGAGCTCTCCTACAACAACCTGCTCGACCTCGACACGCTGCTTCGCGGCTGCTCCGTATTCCAGGACAGCTGCGCCTGCACGATCGTCAAGCATACGACTCCCTGCGGCACCGCCCGCGGAGAGACGCCCATCGAGGCCTTCAAAAAGGCGCTCGCCTGCGACCCCGTCTCGGCCTTCGGCGGCATCATCGGCATGACGCGCAAGGTGGACCTGGATACGGCGAAGACGGTCACCGAGACCTTCTTTGAGATACTGGCCGCCCCCGACTTCGAGGAGGGCGTCGTGGAATACCTGAAAGAAAAGAAACCCAATCTCCGCATCCTTAAGATACTGCCCGGCTACGCGCCGAAGCTGCAGATCCTCGGCAACCGCTGCGGCTTCCTCGTCCAGGAGGACAAGCTCCCCGCCCTGCCGCGTCAATCCGAGGGCGAGTGGCACGGCAAGCCGCGCCCGGACCTCTGGGAGGACATCATCTTCGCCTGGAAGACCGCGGCGATCACCAAGAGCAACGCCATCGTGCTCGTCAAGGACGGCGCGGCGGTGGGCATCGGCGGCGGATTCACAAACCGCGTGGACGCGGCGGAATACGCCATCAAGCTCGCGGGAGACAAGGCCAAGGGTTCTGTAATGGCCTCCGACGCCTTCTTCCCCTTCGCGGATTCCGTCGAACTGGCCCATAAGGCCGGCGTCATCGCCGTCATCGAACCGGGCGGCTCGATCCGTGACAACGAGGTCTTTAAGAAGGCCGAAGAGCTCGGACTCAGCCTCTTTGCCGGCGGCAGCCGCACATTCAGGCATTAGGAGCCACTAAAATGAAGGTAATGGTACTAGGCGGAGGCGGCAGAGAACACGCGGTCGTCCACGCATTCTCCAAATCAAAGATAACGAGCGAACTGCACTGCTGCCCCGGCAACCCGGGGATCGCGAAGCTCGCGTAGTGCCACGCCGGAGATCCCTGCGACCAGCAGGAGATGAAGACGCTCTGCGAAAGGCTTGGCATCGGGCTCGTCTTCGTCGGACCGGAGGCACCGCTCGTGGCCGGTACGGCGGACGCGCTGCGCGAAGCGGGCATCCTCGTCATGGGCCCCGGAGCCTCCGGCGCGCGCCTCGAGGGCAGCAAGGCCTTCTCCAAGCAGTTCATGAAGAGACACGGCGTACCCACCTCCGACTTCGACCTCTGCACCAACCTTGAGGAATGCAAGGCCGCGCTCGCGAAACGCAGCGCGCCCTTCGTCGTCAAGGCCGACGGCCTCGCCGCCGGCAAAGGCGCCTTCCTACCGGAAGGCTACGAGGAGGCCGTCGCGACCTGCCGCATGATGCTCGAAGAGCAGAAGCTGGGCACCGCGGGCAACCTCATCGTCGTCGAGGATTACGTTCAGGGCATGGAGATAACCGTGCTCGCCATCACCGACGGCGAGACGGTGCGCATCCTGCCTTCGAGCCAGGACCACAAACGGGCGCTTGACGGAGACAAGGGGAACAATACCGGCGGCATGGGGGCCTACTCGCCCGTACCCTGGGTCGACGAAGCCTTCATGAAGAAGGTCACCGACGAGGTCCTCACCCCGACGGTCGACGGCCTCAAGGCGGAAAATATCCCCTTCTGCGGCGTGATATACGCGGGAATCATGATCAAGCCCGACGGTTCGCTCTCCGTCCTCGAATATAACGTGCGCCTCGGAGACCCCGAGACGCAGGTGGTACTGCCCGCTTTCGGCGGCGACTTTGGCGAGGTGATCCTCGCCTGCGCCAAAGGCGAACTGGCCAATATACCCTGGCCCGGCGCGAAGCTGGTCGCCCTCGGCGTCGTCCTGGCCTCCGGCGGTTATCCCGACGCCTTTGAAAAGGGCTGCCCCATCAGCGGCACCGACGAAGAAATTGAGAACACCTTCGTCTACCACGCCGGTACGAAGCTCAACGACAGGGGCGAGCTGGTCACGAACGGCGGCCGCGTCCTCACCGTCGTCGGCCTCGCGGACGATCTGCCCACGGCGCGCGAACGCGCCTACGACAGGGTGAAAAAGATCAGCTTTGAAAAGGCCCACTACCGGAACGACATCGGCGACAAATCGCTGAAGAGATAATAAATTCGCATACGAAAAGGGGAAATAAAATGGCACCGAAAATCGGCATCATCATGGGCTCCGCCTCGGACATTCCCGTCGTGGAAAAGGGAACGCCCGTC
It contains:
- the purN gene encoding phosphoribosylglycinamide formyltransferase → MYIPRIAILISGTGTNMEALLKASITGELPAQISFVGSDRLEAKGLSTAAALGAQTRVFFYKRDGRAAAEEAIALAVEETHSDWIVLAGFMRVLSPEFVRRFKGRIINIHPALLPAFPGAHGILDAWNAGVPETGVTVHIVDEEVDHGPILAQEKVRRTAGDTLETLEAKIHAVEHQLYKRTLKEFLEKHPVDIDQWKGEEDGKDGN
- the purH gene encoding bifunctional phosphoribosylaminoimidazolecarboxamide formyltransferase/IMP cyclohydrolase, coding for METRKALISVWDKTGILDLAKGLAAHGYEIVSSSGTAKHLEEGGVKVTEVVDMTGLPAILGGRVKTLHPTIMGGILARRGLAQDEEDREKFSIPLIDVVVCTLYPFEETAKSGAELDKLIEKIDIGGVSLIRAAAKNYYHVAVVTEIGDYTRVLDELEKKQEFTLEFKQELALKAFRCTASYDSIIYRGLCRELGIADEVEGDKVLPLRMEQKLRYGENPHQQAALFMPPLEQRPFEQLSGKELSYNNLLDLDTLLRGCSVFQDSCACTIVKHTTPCGTARGETPIEAFKKALACDPVSAFGGIIGMTRKVDLDTAKTVTETFFEILAAPDFEEGVVEYLKEKKPNLRILKILPGYAPKLQILGNRCGFLVQEDKLPALPRQSEGEWHGKPRPDLWEDIIFAWKTAAITKSNAIVLVKDGAAVGIGGGFTNRVDAAEYAIKLAGDKAKGSVMASDAFFPFADSVELAHKAGVIAVIEPGGSIRDNEVFKKAEELGLSLFAGGSRTFRH